The Pseudomonas triclosanedens genome has a window encoding:
- a CDS encoding Rieske 2Fe-2S domain-containing protein, giving the protein MSDQPTARRRAGDAVVSDARLNNSKTKSQYQPYRDANWGFINHWYPALFSDELPEDEVKGIQICGVPIVLRRANGKVHALKDQCLHRGVRLSEKPMCFNKSTISCWYHGFTYDLESGNLVTIVANPDDKLIGTTGITTYPIHEVAGLIFVFVREDDFPDADVPPLAHDLPLRFPENSERYPHPLWPAVPSLLDDNAVALGIHRTGYTDWRIACENGIDNAHLLLHQDNSIIHALEWVLPLGLLPQDDCIAVLEEEGGPKGMLQWLSTDKWKPVLENKELGLKVPGINGRPYRTSITLPGLVAVENWPGEHMTQLEWFVPITDDTHEYWEVIVRVCNTPEELEHHKYRYERVYKPLALHGFNDCDIYAREAMQNFYADGTGWDEEQMVSTDISPITWRKVASRWNRGIAKPGRGVAGARKDISLRFKDTADGRRPGYEVIKIQED; this is encoded by the coding sequence ATGTCCGATCAGCCCACCGCGCGCCGGCGCGCCGGCGACGCCGTAGTCAGCGATGCACGTCTGAACAACAGCAAGACCAAGAGCCAGTACCAGCCCTACCGTGACGCCAACTGGGGTTTCATCAACCACTGGTACCCGGCGCTGTTCAGCGACGAACTGCCCGAGGACGAGGTCAAGGGCATCCAGATCTGCGGCGTGCCCATCGTCCTGCGCCGGGCCAACGGCAAGGTCCATGCGCTCAAGGACCAGTGCCTGCACCGTGGCGTGCGGTTGTCCGAAAAGCCCATGTGCTTCAACAAGAGCACCATTTCCTGCTGGTACCACGGCTTCACCTACGACCTGGAGAGCGGGAACCTGGTGACCATCGTCGCCAACCCCGACGACAAGCTGATCGGCACCACCGGCATCACCACCTACCCGATCCACGAGGTGGCCGGGCTGATCTTCGTCTTCGTCCGCGAGGACGACTTCCCCGACGCCGACGTGCCGCCGCTGGCCCACGACCTGCCGCTGCGCTTCCCTGAAAACAGCGAGCGCTACCCGCACCCACTGTGGCCGGCGGTGCCCAGCCTGCTGGATGACAACGCCGTGGCGCTGGGCATCCACCGTACCGGTTATACCGACTGGCGCATCGCCTGCGAGAACGGAATCGACAACGCACACCTGCTGCTGCATCAGGACAACAGCATCATTCACGCCCTGGAATGGGTGCTGCCCCTGGGCCTGTTGCCGCAGGACGACTGCATCGCCGTGCTGGAGGAGGAGGGCGGGCCCAAGGGCATGCTGCAGTGGCTGAGCACCGATAAATGGAAACCGGTGCTGGAGAACAAGGAGCTCGGTCTCAAGGTGCCGGGTATCAACGGCCGACCCTATCGCACGTCGATCACCCTGCCAGGCCTGGTGGCCGTGGAGAATTGGCCCGGCGAGCACATGACCCAGCTCGAATGGTTCGTGCCGATCACCGACGACACCCACGAATACTGGGAAGTCATCGTAAGGGTCTGCAACACCCCTGAAGAGCTGGAACATCACAAGTACCGCTACGAGCGAGTCTACAAACCGCTGGCGCTGCACGGCTTCAATGACTGCGACATCTATGCCCGCGAGGCCATGCAGAACTTCTACGCCGACGGCACAGGCTGGGACGAGGAGCAGATGGTTTCCACCGACATCTCGCCGATCACCTGGCGAAAGGTCGCCTCGCGCTGGAACCGCGGCATCGCCAAGCCCGGACGCGGCGTGGCTGGGGCGCGCAAGGACATCTCGCTGCGCTTCAAGGACACCGCCGATGGCCGCCGCCCAGGCTACGAAGTGATCAAGATCCAGGAAGACTGA
- a CDS encoding amidase, with protein MSEPLHYLEMFELSLLIRSGRLSPVEVTQMQLERIERLDGGLRSYVTVTAERALAQARQAERELARGECRGPLHGIPLALKDLFHTEGVPTSAGMPLYAGFVPSEDATVVARLREAGAVLLGKLQMTEGAFATPHPDLPAPNNPWHHGHWTGASSSGSGVAVAAGLCYGALGTDSGGSIRFPCAANGLTGLKPTWGRVSRHGCFELAASLDHVGPMARSARDVLFLLSAIAGHDPRDPTSLPSVCLEIPGIQDSFQGLRVGIDEAWLSDGVDPAIQAALERVMALVVEGGGQLLRVRVPDTRAVSTNWEAHCGVQTAVAHAATYPSRADAYGPALSRLIDCGRALSGMDYQRVLLEAQRFNGELEALLSGVDLLLAPVQPFAAPNHEQLAALAQDPELNRRLIQFTAPFNVSGHPALSLPCGFTDGGLPLGCQFIANKGGEAVLCRAGMALQKLSDWHRQHPPGL; from the coding sequence ATGAGTGAACCCCTGCATTACCTGGAGATGTTCGAACTGTCGTTGCTGATTCGCAGTGGCAGGCTATCGCCGGTGGAAGTCACCCAGATGCAACTGGAGCGCATCGAAAGGCTCGACGGCGGCCTGCGCAGCTACGTCACCGTCACCGCCGAGCGGGCCCTGGCGCAGGCGCGCCAGGCCGAGCGGGAACTGGCGCGAGGCGAGTGCCGGGGGCCGCTGCACGGTATTCCGCTGGCGCTCAAGGACCTGTTCCACACCGAAGGCGTGCCGACCAGCGCCGGTATGCCGCTGTACGCCGGCTTCGTGCCCTCCGAGGACGCCACGGTGGTTGCGCGCTTGCGCGAGGCCGGCGCGGTGTTGCTGGGCAAGCTGCAGATGACCGAAGGCGCCTTCGCCACCCCTCATCCTGACCTGCCGGCACCGAACAACCCCTGGCATCACGGGCACTGGACCGGCGCCTCGTCCAGCGGCAGCGGCGTAGCCGTGGCCGCCGGGCTCTGCTACGGCGCGCTGGGGACCGACAGCGGCGGCTCGATCCGCTTTCCCTGCGCCGCCAATGGCCTTACCGGACTGAAGCCGACCTGGGGCAGGGTAAGCCGCCACGGCTGCTTCGAACTGGCCGCCAGCCTCGACCATGTCGGGCCGATGGCGCGCAGTGCGCGAGACGTGCTGTTCCTGCTCTCGGCGATCGCCGGGCACGACCCGCGCGACCCCACCTCGCTGCCCAGCGTTTGCCTTGAAATACCGGGCATCCAGGACAGTTTCCAAGGACTGCGCGTAGGCATCGACGAAGCCTGGTTGAGCGATGGCGTCGATCCGGCTATCCAGGCGGCGCTGGAGCGGGTCATGGCGCTGGTGGTCGAGGGCGGTGGGCAGTTGCTTCGGGTGCGGGTGCCGGACACCCGCGCGGTCAGCACCAACTGGGAGGCTCACTGCGGTGTGCAGACCGCCGTGGCCCATGCCGCCACCTATCCTTCGCGCGCCGACGCGTACGGCCCGGCGCTGAGTCGTCTGATTGATTGCGGGCGCGCCTTGAGTGGCATGGATTATCAACGCGTGCTGCTCGAAGCGCAGCGCTTCAACGGTGAGCTGGAGGCGCTGCTGTCCGGCGTCGATCTGCTGTTGGCGCCAGTGCAGCCATTCGCCGCTCCGAACCATGAACAGCTAGCTGCCCTGGCCCAGGACCCTGAGTTGAACCGGCGGCTGATCCAGTTCACGGCGCCCTTCAACGTCAGCGGCCACCCGGCGCTGAGCCTGCCCTGCGGCTTCACCGACGGTGGGCTGCCGCTGGGCTGCCAGTTCATCGCCAACAAGGGGGGCGAGGCGGTGCTGTGCCGCGCTGGCATGGCACTGCAGAAGCTCAGCGATTGGCACCGCCAGCATCCCCCAGGGCTCTGA
- a CDS encoding Rieske 2Fe-2S domain-containing protein: MSDQPIIRRRVVSHGISDARVNSSKIQSQYQPYKDAAWGFINHWYPALFSDELPEDEVKGIQICGVPIVLRRVNGKIHALKDQCLHRGVRLSEKPMCFNKSTISCWYHGFTYDLESGNLVTIVANPEDKLIGTTGLTTYPVQEAAGMVFVFVREDGFPDADVPPLADDLPFRFPQESERFPHPLWPASPGVLDENAVALGMHRTGFGNWRIACENGFDNAHILVHKDSTIVHAMDWVLPLGLLPTADDGIEVVEDEKGPKGLMQWLFTDKWQPVLENKELGLKVEGAKGRYYRTSVVLPGVLMVENWPGEHMTQYEWYVPITDDTHEYWEVIVRVCDTPEEREKHQYRYDRVYKPLCLHGFNDCDLYAREAMQNFYADGTGWDNEQLVATDVSPITWRKLASRWNRGIAKPGRGVAGSLKDTALRFKDTADGRRPGYEVIRIQED, from the coding sequence ATGTCCGACCAGCCCATCATCCGTCGCCGTGTGGTGTCGCACGGGATCAGCGACGCCCGCGTCAACAGCAGCAAGATCCAGAGCCAGTACCAGCCATACAAGGACGCCGCCTGGGGTTTCATCAACCACTGGTACCCGGCGCTGTTCAGCGACGAACTGCCCGAGGACGAGGTCAAGGGCATCCAGATCTGTGGTGTGCCCATCGTCCTGCGCCGGGTCAACGGCAAGATCCATGCGCTCAAGGACCAGTGCCTGCACCGTGGCGTGCGATTGTCCGAAAAGCCCATGTGCTTCAACAAGAGCACCATTTCCTGCTGGTACCACGGCTTCACCTACGACCTGGAGAGCGGGAACCTGGTGACCATCGTTGCCAACCCCGAAGACAAGCTGATCGGCACCACCGGGCTGACTACCTATCCGGTGCAGGAAGCGGCGGGAATGGTCTTTGTTTTCGTGCGTGAAGACGGCTTCCCCGATGCCGACGTGCCGCCGCTGGCCGACGACCTGCCGTTCCGCTTCCCACAGGAAAGCGAGCGCTTCCCGCATCCGCTGTGGCCGGCTTCGCCGGGCGTGCTGGACGAGAATGCCGTGGCGCTGGGCATGCACCGCACCGGCTTCGGCAACTGGCGCATCGCCTGTGAGAACGGCTTCGACAACGCGCACATCCTGGTGCACAAGGACAGCACCATCGTCCATGCCATGGACTGGGTACTGCCTCTGGGCCTGCTGCCGACTGCCGACGACGGCATCGAGGTGGTGGAGGACGAGAAGGGGCCCAAGGGCCTGATGCAGTGGCTGTTCACCGACAAGTGGCAGCCAGTGCTGGAGAACAAGGAGCTGGGGCTCAAGGTGGAAGGCGCCAAGGGCCGCTACTACCGCACCTCGGTGGTGCTGCCCGGCGTGCTGATGGTGGAGAACTGGCCCGGCGAGCACATGACCCAGTACGAGTGGTATGTGCCGATCACCGACGACACCCACGAATACTGGGAAGTCATCGTGCGCGTCTGTGACACCCCCGAAGAGCGCGAGAAGCACCAGTACCGCTATGACCGCGTGTACAAGCCGCTATGCCTGCACGGCTTCAACGACTGCGACCTGTACGCCCGGGAAGCCATGCAGAACTTCTACGCCGACGGCACTGGTTGGGACAACGAGCAACTGGTGGCCACCGACGTCTCCCCGATCACCTGGCGCAAGCTCGCCTCGCGCTGGAACCGCGGCATCGCCAAGCCCGGTCGCGGCGTGGCCGGTTCGTTGAAAGACACGGCGTTGCGCTTCAAGGACACCGCCGACGGCCGCCGTCCCGGCTACGAAGTCATCAGGATCCAGGAAGACTGA
- a CDS encoding AraC family transcriptional regulator: protein MENLIFSNATPADSVLSDYELCQTPSLEEACLWGKRIFCDNRIYSRDQHFKAHIYYRRLGGVGIGRIGYGADTVIDAGVMEEFALIQMPIRGQELVESGAHRVRCTPRQGVVMNAHMRTLIHHSENTEKLIIRVDRELIRHLCQQHLGRTLRKEIEFSPEMPLDTAHGRRWMHMVGWMYDCLSVNEQVPPLLRAQLEQTLVGMLLTCQPHNYSAELCEDDSPSVAPAFVKRVERYIEEHADAPITIGDLAEQAGVSSRSLFTGFRRYRNTTPMHYLKEVRLRRVHEELRQAQPSSGTVTAIAFRWGFSHLGHFTTDYKRRFGESPSETLMR, encoded by the coding sequence ATGGAAAACCTGATTTTTTCAAACGCTACACCGGCGGACAGCGTGCTGTCCGACTACGAGCTTTGCCAGACCCCGAGTCTCGAGGAGGCTTGCCTGTGGGGCAAGCGGATATTCTGTGATAACCGTATCTACAGCCGTGATCAGCATTTCAAGGCGCACATCTATTACCGCCGGCTCGGCGGCGTCGGCATCGGCCGCATAGGTTATGGTGCCGATACCGTGATCGACGCCGGAGTGATGGAAGAGTTCGCGCTGATCCAGATGCCCATTCGTGGCCAGGAACTGGTCGAAAGCGGCGCACACCGGGTGCGCTGCACTCCTCGGCAGGGCGTGGTGATGAATGCCCACATGCGAACGCTGATCCACCACAGCGAGAATACCGAGAAACTGATTATCCGCGTCGATCGCGAACTCATCCGCCATCTATGCCAGCAGCATCTGGGGCGTACCCTGCGCAAGGAGATCGAGTTCAGTCCGGAGATGCCCCTGGACACCGCTCACGGCCGGCGTTGGATGCACATGGTGGGCTGGATGTACGACTGCCTGTCCGTCAATGAACAGGTGCCCCCATTGCTGCGCGCCCAACTGGAGCAGACTCTGGTTGGCATGCTGCTCACCTGCCAGCCACACAACTACAGCGCCGAGCTGTGCGAGGACGACAGCCCCTCGGTGGCACCGGCTTTCGTAAAACGCGTGGAGCGCTATATCGAGGAGCATGCCGACGCCCCCATCACCATCGGCGACCTGGCAGAGCAGGCCGGTGTCAGCAGCCGTTCGCTGTTCACCGGTTTCCGCCGCTACCGCAACACCACGCCAATGCACTACCTCAAGGAGGTCCGCCTTCGCCGGGTGCACGAGGAGTTGCGCCAGGCGCAGCCGTCCAGCGGCACCGTGACTGCCATTGCCTTCCGTTGGGGCTTCAGCCACCTGGGCCACTTCACCACGGACTACAAACGTCGTTTCGGCGAGAGTCCCTCGGAAACCCTGATGCGTTGA
- a CDS encoding cupin domain-containing protein, with the protein MPSTRVVTGHDALGRALLVSEGALPGTESFQHSPGFSAALVWRTRVGASVGVDGRIGDCAPGSVLPEPGGSCALLVTFPAQSSTLAAEVDGAAAANELCERLPGLGERFEADGFHSTDSIDYGVVLDGEIWLELDHGQLVHLRQGDIVVQGGTRHAWRNRGAQPARLLFVLTGAVRNGA; encoded by the coding sequence ATGCCGAGCACACGTGTTGTCACCGGGCATGACGCCCTTGGGCGGGCTCTGCTGGTCAGCGAGGGCGCCTTGCCCGGCACTGAGTCCTTCCAGCACTCTCCCGGCTTCTCCGCCGCTCTGGTCTGGCGCACCCGCGTCGGCGCCAGTGTCGGCGTCGACGGGCGCATTGGCGATTGTGCGCCGGGTTCGGTGTTGCCCGAACCCGGTGGCAGTTGCGCCCTGCTGGTGACGTTCCCGGCGCAGAGCAGCACTCTGGCCGCCGAGGTCGACGGCGCCGCCGCAGCCAACGAGCTTTGCGAGCGGCTGCCCGGCCTGGGCGAGCGCTTCGAGGCTGATGGCTTCCACAGCACCGACAGCATCGACTACGGTGTGGTGCTGGACGGAGAGATCTGGCTCGAACTGGATCACGGCCAGCTAGTGCACCTGCGCCAGGGCGACATCGTGGTGCAGGGTGGGACCCGCCACGCCTGGCGCAACCGTGGCGCGCAACCGGCGCGGCTGCTGTTCGTGCTCACTGGAGCAGTACGCAACGGAGCCTGA
- a CDS encoding alpha/beta fold hydrolase — protein MTHELPPSRHLRVDGVNLHYRELAGPPGAPALLFTHGGGPGSGAWSNFQRNAEAFSARYHCYFLDLPQFGGSDRVPVAGPVFTWHANKLRGFLDGLGIDRVHLVNQSFGGCVAIRFAAEHPERVASLVVIASQPVARGVMQPLPLFSKHAAGLIGDYYLADGGPSLEKMRALICRYELHDDDRLDEQALQLRYADSCRPGFVELLQTPGAFGEWEDLTSLFSRVRAPSLIFWGLHDWFGGIDVPMLMLNQFADARLYVMGNAAHHLQSECPDEFNAAALAFLEELS, from the coding sequence ATGACCCATGAGCTTCCGCCGAGCCGCCATCTGCGGGTGGACGGCGTCAATCTGCACTACCGGGAACTGGCCGGGCCGCCCGGCGCTCCGGCGCTGCTCTTCACCCACGGTGGCGGCCCCGGCAGCGGCGCCTGGAGCAACTTCCAGCGCAACGCCGAGGCCTTCTCCGCACGCTATCACTGTTACTTCCTCGACCTGCCGCAGTTCGGCGGGTCCGACCGGGTGCCGGTTGCCGGCCCGGTGTTCACCTGGCACGCCAACAAGTTGCGGGGCTTCCTCGACGGCCTGGGTATTGACCGCGTACACCTGGTAAACCAGTCCTTTGGCGGCTGCGTGGCGATCCGCTTCGCAGCCGAGCATCCGGAGCGGGTCGCGAGTCTGGTGGTGATTGCCTCGCAGCCGGTGGCTCGCGGCGTGATGCAGCCGCTGCCGCTGTTCAGCAAGCACGCCGCCGGGCTGATCGGCGACTACTACCTGGCCGACGGTGGCCCGAGCCTGGAGAAGATGCGGGCGCTGATCTGCCGCTATGAACTGCACGACGACGATCGCCTCGACGAGCAGGCCCTGCAGTTGCGCTACGCCGATAGCTGCCGGCCGGGGTTCGTTGAGCTGCTGCAGACTCCCGGTGCATTCGGGGAGTGGGAGGACCTGACATCGCTGTTCTCCCGTGTGCGTGCGCCGAGCCTGATTTTCTGGGGCCTGCATGATTGGTTCGGCGGCATCGACGTACCCATGCTGATGCTCAACCAGTTTGCCGATGCGCGCCTGTACGTGATGGGCAACGCCGCTCACCACCTGCAGAGCGAATGCCCGGACGAATTCAACGCCGCTGCCCTGGCTTTCCTCGAGGAGCTCTCATGA
- a CDS encoding ring-hydroxylating dioxygenase ferredoxin reductase family protein has protein sequence MKEHQVTFNFADGVSRSLAVAEGTSILDAALAAEIPLLHQCRSGSCSSCVAQLAGGEANTRPGASSTLLASEYANGQRLLCVCQAQSDCSFDLAYGSEVGAGVAVQVNAFIDSVERIASNVVRLTLELADGDWLEFRPGQFMQIEVPGFGVLRSYSPASTLASLPKLEFLVRLLPGGAMSSFLEEQAQPDQVLSLSGPYGAFFLREEKRRAPHIFVAGGTGLAPILSMIDSLRQVSGRKPPMLLSFGCAVPEALFCLDEIELRKQWLPTLEARICVDREASAGLHPGSPVSALREGDVSTDSVAYLCGPQPMIDAATRRLIELGIDPANIFAEQFVPSH, from the coding sequence ATGAAAGAACACCAGGTCACCTTCAATTTCGCCGATGGCGTCAGCCGCAGCCTGGCTGTAGCCGAGGGCACCAGCATCCTCGATGCGGCCCTGGCGGCGGAAATCCCGCTGCTTCACCAGTGCCGCTCCGGCAGTTGCAGCAGTTGCGTTGCGCAACTGGCTGGCGGCGAGGCGAACACCCGGCCCGGCGCCAGTTCCACGCTGTTGGCAAGCGAGTACGCCAACGGGCAGCGCCTGCTCTGCGTGTGCCAGGCGCAATCCGACTGCAGCTTCGACCTGGCCTACGGCAGCGAGGTTGGCGCCGGCGTGGCGGTACAGGTCAACGCTTTCATCGACTCTGTGGAACGCATCGCCAGCAATGTGGTGCGCCTGACCCTGGAGTTGGCCGATGGCGACTGGCTGGAGTTCCGTCCGGGGCAGTTCATGCAGATCGAGGTGCCGGGCTTCGGGGTGCTGCGCAGCTACTCGCCAGCGAGCACCTTGGCAAGCCTTCCGAAGCTGGAATTCCTGGTGCGCCTGCTGCCCGGCGGGGCCATGTCCAGCTTCCTCGAGGAGCAGGCGCAGCCTGACCAGGTGCTGAGCCTGTCCGGTCCTTACGGTGCGTTCTTCCTGCGCGAGGAGAAGCGCCGCGCGCCGCACATCTTCGTCGCCGGCGGCACGGGCCTGGCGCCGATCCTGTCGATGATCGACAGCCTGCGCCAGGTAAGCGGGCGCAAGCCGCCGATGCTCCTGAGCTTCGGCTGCGCTGTGCCCGAGGCGCTCTTCTGCCTGGACGAGATCGAGCTGCGAAAACAATGGTTGCCGACCTTGGAGGCACGCATCTGCGTGGATCGCGAGGCTAGCGCCGGCCTGCATCCGGGCAGTCCGGTCAGTGCCCTGCGCGAGGGTGACGTCAGTACCGACAGCGTGGCCTACCTGTGCGGCCCGCAACCGATGATCGACGCCGCCACGCGGCGCCTGATCGAGCTGGGCATCGACCCGGCGAACATCTTCGCCGAACA
- a CDS encoding alcohol dehydrogenase catalytic domain-containing protein, producing MTTMTAARLHEIGGKFSFDQVALPQPGPHDVLVKVATCGVIPNLLNVTRHFPEWYPFLPLPHLPAIFGLDAAGTVTAVGEAVRGFSVGDRVYVNPGLGCGQCRFCRQGEAARCDAYTFMGYFGFGAGSSELFRQYPYAGYGEYLTAPANNLVRLPDSLSFAHAARLGYLGTAYAGLKKAALGPGQSLLVLGASGILGVGAALLGLAFGATRVLVAARDEAALEKLRQVDPARVVPIHIGSGDLREQILAAQPGGVDAMIDTLGAKAPAQLSVDSMQAVTRGGRIVQVGGVAGPIPIDPHPFMCAQLQYIGSLWFSVEEGEELSRLLGGGLVDLSLLQSRAYPLERLNEALEDIQTQGDGFSNFHIVHG from the coding sequence ATGACAACCATGACTGCCGCCCGCCTGCATGAAATCGGCGGAAAATTCAGCTTCGACCAGGTGGCATTGCCGCAGCCCGGCCCGCACGACGTGCTGGTCAAGGTGGCCACGTGCGGAGTGATCCCCAACCTGCTCAACGTCACCCGGCATTTCCCCGAGTGGTATCCGTTCCTGCCATTGCCGCACCTGCCGGCGATCTTCGGCCTTGATGCCGCCGGCACCGTCACCGCGGTGGGGGAGGCGGTGCGCGGCTTCTCGGTCGGCGACCGGGTCTACGTCAATCCCGGGCTGGGCTGCGGGCAGTGCCGCTTCTGCCGCCAGGGTGAAGCGGCGCGCTGCGACGCCTACACCTTCATGGGCTATTTCGGCTTCGGCGCCGGCTCCAGCGAGCTGTTCCGCCAGTATCCGTACGCCGGCTACGGCGAGTACCTGACGGCGCCGGCGAACAATCTCGTGCGCCTGCCGGACAGCCTGTCCTTCGCCCATGCCGCACGCCTGGGCTACCTGGGCACCGCTTATGCCGGGCTGAAGAAGGCCGCCCTGGGGCCGGGGCAGAGCCTGCTGGTGCTGGGCGCCTCGGGCATCCTCGGGGTTGGCGCGGCGCTGCTTGGCCTGGCCTTCGGTGCCACCCGCGTGCTGGTGGCGGCGCGTGACGAGGCGGCGCTGGAGAAACTTCGCCAGGTCGACCCGGCTCGCGTGGTGCCGATCCACATCGGTTCCGGCGACCTGCGCGAACAGATACTCGCGGCCCAGCCCGGCGGCGTCGACGCAATGATCGACACCCTCGGCGCCAAGGCCCCGGCCCAGCTTTCGGTGGATTCGATGCAGGCAGTCACCCGTGGCGGGCGAATCGTGCAGGTCGGCGGAGTGGCCGGGCCGATTCCCATCGACCCGCACCCGTTCATGTGCGCACAACTGCAGTACATCGGGTCGCTGTGGTTCAGCGTGGAGGAGGGCGAGGAACTGTCGCGCCTGCTCGGCGGCGGACTGGTCGACCTGTCGTTGCTGCAATCGCGCGCCTACCCGCTGGAACGTCTCAACGAGGCGCTGGAGGACATCCAGACCCAGGGCGATGGCTTCAGCAACTTCCACATCGTCCACGGCTGA
- a CDS encoding DUF1329 domain-containing protein, whose protein sequence is MNLSRYVSRQALVAGLFSAAAVPGFAVAAEVAPGTVISAANLDQVKNDTFEGHKIADMLTEKMEWRIRNNGWKLPLAHSRAVQLDPKWVKASAANEGKTSIDKGSCKVNGWVAGEPFPNIDLKDPQAAEKVVWNWHLGQLVGDVSRVPQYTQVLIDGKSGIHAEPVAEFTRYTMKGRLNGEAVEGDGVERGRQLLYFKSPSDMKGLGTYTVMYDSEKVNDVWAYLPAVRRVRRLSGGAWMDPIGSSDQLQDDLDGFNARPCWYPQYKMVGKRWVLAVAHSRQGLWNTAGKTPAEKYPGLEAQAPYWNLNNDDFEPREVYVIEAVTPPTHPYSKKVLYVETQYPRIHYVEMYDRKGEFWKFMELHSYPNQTDGDIRTAGTANIDFQRNHATVSLIDTTTWRTNFEAKPSDFSLQTLQSAGR, encoded by the coding sequence ATGAACCTATCCCGCTACGTTTCGCGCCAGGCCCTGGTGGCTGGTCTGTTTTCTGCCGCCGCGGTGCCCGGCTTTGCCGTGGCTGCCGAGGTGGCTCCCGGCACGGTCATTTCCGCTGCGAACCTCGATCAGGTGAAGAACGATACCTTCGAGGGCCACAAGATTGCCGACATGCTCACCGAGAAGATGGAGTGGCGCATCCGCAACAACGGCTGGAAACTGCCGCTGGCGCACTCCAGAGCGGTCCAGCTGGATCCGAAATGGGTCAAGGCTTCCGCGGCCAACGAGGGCAAGACCTCCATCGACAAGGGGAGCTGCAAGGTCAATGGCTGGGTCGCCGGCGAACCTTTCCCGAACATCGACCTGAAGGACCCGCAGGCCGCTGAAAAAGTTGTCTGGAACTGGCATCTCGGCCAACTGGTCGGCGATGTGTCGCGGGTGCCGCAGTACACCCAGGTGCTGATCGACGGCAAGTCCGGCATCCATGCCGAGCCTGTGGCCGAGTTCACCCGTTACACCATGAAGGGCCGCCTCAACGGCGAAGCGGTGGAGGGCGATGGCGTCGAGCGCGGGCGCCAGTTGCTGTACTTCAAGTCGCCGTCGGACATGAAGGGCCTGGGCACCTATACCGTCATGTATGACTCGGAAAAGGTCAACGACGTGTGGGCCTACCTGCCTGCGGTGCGCCGCGTGCGCCGGCTTTCCGGCGGCGCCTGGATGGACCCGATCGGCTCTTCCGACCAGTTGCAGGATGACCTCGACGGCTTCAACGCGCGGCCCTGCTGGTATCCCCAGTACAAGATGGTCGGCAAGCGCTGGGTACTGGCCGTGGCCCATAGCCGCCAGGGGCTATGGAACACCGCGGGCAAAACCCCCGCCGAGAAATATCCGGGCCTGGAAGCCCAGGCGCCGTACTGGAACCTGAACAACGACGACTTCGAGCCGCGTGAGGTCTATGTGATCGAGGCGGTCACTCCGCCGACCCACCCTTACAGCAAGAAAGTCCTCTACGTCGAAACCCAGTACCCGCGCATCCACTACGTGGAGATGTACGACCGCAAAGGCGAGTTCTGGAAGTTCATGGAACTGCATTCCTACCCGAACCAGACCGACGGTGACATCCGTACCGCCGGCACCGCCAACATCGATTTCCAGCGCAATCACGCCACGGTATCGCTGATCGACACCACGACCTGGCGTACCAACTTCGAGGCCAAGCCCAGCGACTTTTCCCTGCAGACCCTGCAATCCGCCGGTCGCTGA